A segment of the Candidatus Goldiibacteriota bacterium genome:
GAAAAGAACTTGTTGCAAACGCAATACATAAATCCGGCCCGCGCGCGCAGAAAGCTTTTATCGCGGTAAACTGCGGAGCCCTTCCTAAAGACCTTCTTGAAAATGAACTGTTTGGCCATGAATCCGGCGCGTTTACGGGAGCTACTTCCGTAAAACGCGGTTTGTTTGAAGTGGCTGACGGTGGTACGCTTTTTATTGATGAAATCGGCGAGATGGACCCTGCCGCACAGGTGAAACTTCTGCGTGTACTGGAAAATGGCGATTACAGGCGTCTTGGCGGAACCAAAGAGATAAAAGCGGACGTACGAGTGCTGGCTGCCACTAACAGGGTGCTTGAAGAGGAAATTGAAAAGGGCAGGTTCAGGACAGATTTATATTACAGGCTTAACGCTTTAAGGGTGTTTTTACCCCCGCTTCGCGAACGCAGCAGCGATATCCCCGAACTTATAGCGCACTTTCTTTCGCGGTCAGATTCAGGAAGAAAGAAAAACTTTTCAAAGGAAGCGGTTGACCTTCTTGTAAATTACAAATGGCCTGGTAACATCAGGGAACTTTCAAATGTGGTGGAGCGTGCTATTGTGGTGTCCGGAAACAGGGAAATAATAGGGGTAAAAGACCTGCCTGACTATATCAACAGTTATGTTTCTTCCGCGGAAGAAACAATTCCCGACTGTAAAGAAGAAATGCCCTTGTCTGTTTATCTTGATATGGCTGAAAAAACATACCTGATTAAACTGCTTCAGACCCATGGCGACAACAAAGCAAAGATGGCGTCTGTACTTAAAATAAGCAGGGCGAAATTGTACAGGAAACTTAATAAATATAACCTGCTTTAAACCTCCGGTATATCTGTTATTGTTTTAAATCGGTCTGAAAAAGTTGCGCCGGCTAAAATCCTAAAATCCTGTCTAAAAATACTTTATGCATTTAACAACTGCGGTTTCAAAAATTTTGATCATGCGGTTTAAAATAGCAGACCTGTGTA
Coding sequences within it:
- a CDS encoding sigma 54-interacting transcriptional regulator, with the translated sequence MKLLLIDSVEAVRKELYAGLSGSFPALEITLINSAKINKLSDDDTYRIAFVNPENAAVIIKILKKKLPLTKIYLLSAGKEKITRQDALKAGAAGNVFFPEGKNEIEEIIQSVYKEEESVYLKKGVVAKKENFGITGNTPAVQSINDFILKSAQASLPLLIEGESGTGKELVANAIHKSGPRAQKAFIAVNCGALPKDLLENELFGHESGAFTGATSVKRGLFEVADGGTLFIDEIGEMDPAAQVKLLRVLENGDYRRLGGTKEIKADVRVLAATNRVLEEEIEKGRFRTDLYYRLNALRVFLPPLRERSSDIPELIAHFLSRSDSGRKKNFSKEAVDLLVNYKWPGNIRELSNVVERAIVVSGNREIIGVKDLPDYINSYVSSAEETIPDCKEEMPLSVYLDMAEKTYLIKLLQTHGDNKAKMASVLKISRAKLYRKLNKYNLL